A genomic window from Pantoea phytobeneficialis includes:
- the rpiB gene encoding ribose 5-phosphate isomerase B encodes MKTIAIGADDAAIDLKNLIKRYLEEKQYVVQDYSNDAQNDRPMYPDVAFALATAIQQGEHDRGILLCGTGIGVAIVANKVAGVRAAQCHDTFSAERARKSNNAQIMTMGSRVIGPELAKNIVNAWLASEFEGGGSTAKVEKIGYYEQVCQAK; translated from the coding sequence ATGAAAACCATTGCCATTGGTGCCGATGACGCGGCTATCGATTTGAAAAACCTGATTAAACGCTATCTGGAAGAGAAGCAGTACGTTGTCCAGGATTACAGCAACGACGCGCAGAATGATCGTCCGATGTATCCGGATGTCGCGTTTGCATTGGCAACCGCCATCCAGCAGGGCGAGCATGATCGTGGCATTTTGCTGTGCGGCACCGGCATTGGGGTGGCGATTGTGGCGAACAAAGTCGCTGGCGTGCGCGCGGCGCAATGCCATGACACCTTCTCAGCGGAACGCGCGCGCAAAAGTAACAACGCGCAAATCATGACGATGGGATCTCGCGTGATTGGACCGGAGCTGGCAAAGAATATCGTTAATGCCTGGTTGGCGTCGGAGTTTGAAGGCGGCGGTTCAACCGCGAAAGTCGAAAAAATTGGCTACTACGAACAGGTGTGTCAGGCGAAGTAA